A single window of Cydia fagiglandana chromosome 25, ilCydFagi1.1, whole genome shotgun sequence DNA harbors:
- the LOC134676982 gene encoding kallikrein-8-like, whose amino-acid sequence MVRRPGYMKLIYIMLMLKLTDVGARNDTSRSSTASQRYPYLTAIITLNITNKSEGWVFSCFGSLIATGWIVTAAHCNQPKHNDRTLLYRDYIQNRTNTHPILKWKVHPEYTATSTVPWHDIALGQVNKDMDIPAPVFFTSGVPKIQASVWKTIVTMDRRTYLTTDMDLYDVELVDPSICYELYGFTLDDTLLCVNMTHETDCFVTEFGPIFTPRDRVLGVLRLAPNDCDNKVAIFTNVTSYFEWISKEIGAGGWRRIGEILI is encoded by the exons TGCTGAAGCTCACGGATGTAGGTGCTCGGAATGATACGAGCCGCTCTTCAACTGCGTCCCAACG ATATCCATACCTCACCGCCATAATAACTCTAAATATTACCAACAAATCAGAGGGCTGGGTTTTCAGCTGTTTCGGGAGCCTCATCGCCACGGGGTGGATCGTCACTGCTGCGCACTGCAACCAACCAA AGCACAACGACCGAACGCTCCTCTACCGCGACTACATCCAAAACCGCACGAACACCCACCCCATCTTGAAGTGGAAGGTGCACCCCGAATACACTGCCACGAGCACAGTACCGTGGCACGACATAGCTCTGGGCCAGGTCAACAAGGACATGGACATACCTGCGCCTGTCTTCTTTACCAGTGGAGTTCCGAAG ATCCAAGCCAGCGTCTGGAAGACCATAGTCACCATGGACCGCCGCACATACCTCACCACCGACATGGACCTATACGACGTCGAACTAGTCGACCCAAGCATCTGCTACGAACTGTACGGTTTCACGCTAGACGACACACTTCTATGCGTCAACATGACACACGAGACTGACTGCTTTGTGACCGAGTTTGGGCCGATCTTCACCCCCAGAGATCGTGTGCTAGGGGTGCTGAGGCTGGCGCCGAACGATTGTGACAACAAGGTGGCCATTTTTACGAATGTCACATCGTATTTTGAGTGGATTTCGAAGGAGATCGGAGCTGGAGGTTGGCGAAGAATCGGGGAGATTCTTATATAA